The Toxoplasma gondii ME49 chromosome XII, whole genome shotgun sequence genome includes a region encoding these proteins:
- a CDS encoding 3'-5' exonuclease domain-containing protein (encoded by transcript TGME49_246970), with protein sequence MNFSIPSLDRLVAGADPKNPDRTCCGKNALQALLGTVTRVVRAANGIPSGEEYSIRTSSSETATQLTHQAAAEALEVLGVAARLAVPDTPFSDAARRNLSAHRSLSGVCTLDAASGPDGRRQDTVQNLFPAFQDFLDDLLDDVDRALAFHERSPNAPLPLLTESKKSLTASTAGLSGEDARKKATRKDALFPEGHITALSLAVSSSASGGSARQASSSWAALRNPQLVRELAAAVRNRPQRQWLHLIDNFSPRFVPRLPAKPHALAPLHPAICRAQRLRSRRMRRLRRLIDGEEGESDEEPDRELETAATVCGAAADSFGAGAEDEGDVQSSKNTQDDRAAASKQAAEACRAAPPPSQPSGVSTPVALPPAISLHLHGRGAFPLAGSGDAGACDSTGLSPSARMSNGGEETEPLPHVYEAELLALTWTGPNGEAVDGVYGGPDLFTVSKPRRWKPLKDTPLVRIAEKEELQELVDELSSGAHSLVAIDLEHHSFHSYRGFTCLLQLSTREKDYIIDPFALFDHLHVLNTITANPKILKIFHGADSDIIWLQRDFSVYVVNMFDTCVAARALAVPGGASLANLLQTYCHVEANKQYQLADWRRRPLTPEMETYARSDTHYLPFIFDVMKNQLLSKPELGAALSPSAVTDFDGTLEVTEAGKQIMMFTMERSRDVCLKLHVEAPFDAPAEAEALLKRTRAGLSPLSYVVFIELLKWRDTLARRLDRSPVSLATPAHLLLLAQKRPTSAVEFAAAMRPAPPTLRQHMPELIQLIQRSLSDSEAAQRAASCSSLLSPLVAPEASPPPSDFFDEKKRKRRSTEEEDTSSGSDEDLLPKAALLQRAAAQARRAAHASDVSGDASPSVKKECYGQDETSPSPRSSSDPPDSVEAAQKDAEDVACRDSTDATQRGEKARFPERKRRRLIVAARDEETHGSACQHSKLGAPQVSLTVVAPDAVDRAAYPDFLIQRRGLSHGDSSGSPVHEDAVQRCGSDVCSRVYAELKMVERHHLLVGHDILNDPVSCLLPYASSANSAAHANSSREVTAEPVSRQPFAGAADAEGDEETGDADPQADSSEVSFFPLLCSLPVPPPPAALLRALADRSETDPGEEEDPKSLEEKAKREAEREEAGAEGDVVVVAQQKWKRRNRKRGQGSRRGESKISGRVEKEPSENEKGEGERNSDKVTPPASVQEKSGRNGEVPSTKKTGRTEIADLPLLAPDDALPPSTLTKKKDSCPRSRPTDGEKSESGSAARAASTSSPSLKAGVGKKVVLERTSKDAGDARKPSKRGAEERHTGAESDKEAEENGEDEEVLRWLPAAFLNKRLSAASLSAQGRGKRDSIQEGKTAFRRGRRQRK encoded by the exons ATGAATTTTTCCATTCCGTCTTTAGATCGCCTCGTCGCGGGCGCCGACCCGAAGAATCCAGACCGGACTTGCTGTGGAAAAAACGCGCTCCAGGCGTTGCTGGGCACCGTCACGCGAGTCGTTCGAGCCGCGAACGGCATCCCCTCTGGAGAAGAATATTCCATCAGAACGAGCAGTTCAGAGACTGCTACGCAACTCACACATCAGGCAGCTGCTGAGGCGCTCGAGGTTCTGGGAGTCGCCGCGCGTCTGGCTGTGCCAGACACCCCTTTCTCAGACGCCGCTCGCAGAAACCTGTCGGCACACCGCAGTCTCtctggtgtatgtacactcgaCGCAGCTAGCGGGCCGGATGGGAGGCGCCAGGATACTGTGCAGAACCTTTTTCCGGCTTTCCAGGACTTCCTCGACGACCTTCTGGACGACGTCGACCGAGCCCTGGCATTCCACGAACGCAGTCCGAACGCGCCTTTGCCTCTGCTCACAGAGTCGAAGAAAAGCCTCACCGCTTCCACAGCTGGACTGTCGGGGGAGGATGCCCGCAAGAAAGCGACTCGGAAAGACGCGCTCTTTCCGGAGGGGCACATCACCGCGCTCTCTCTGGCTGTTTCCTCTAGCGCGTCTGGCGGCTCCGCGCGCCAAGCGAGTTCCAGCTGGGCTGCTCTCAGAAACCCCCAACTCGTACGCGAGCTCGCAGCCGCTGTCCGCAACCGACCGCAGCGGCAGTGGCTTCACTTGATCGACAACTTCTCTCCAAGATTCGTGCCGCGCCTCCCCGCCAAGCCGCACGCCCTCGCGCCCCTGCACCCGGCGATCTGCCGCGCCCAGCGACTCCGCtccagacgcatgcgccgccttcgtcgGCTTAtagacggggaagaaggcgagtcGGATGAGGAGCCCGACAGGGAGCTGGAGACGGCGGCGACGGTTTGCGGGGCGGCTGCCGACTCGTTCGGCGCGGGGGCAGAGGACGAGGGGGATGTCCAGTCGTCAAAAAACACTCAAGACGACCGAGCCGCAGCATCCAAGCAGGCTGCAGAGGCATGCAGAGCGGCACCGCCTCCCTCTCAGCCGTCAGGTGTGTCGACACCCGTCGCCCTGCCGCCGGCgatctctctccaccttcaCGGTCGCGGAGCCTTCCCGCTTGCGGGCTCCGGCGACGCGGGCGCCTGCGACTCCACcggcctgtctccttcggcgcGGATGTCCAACGGGGGTGAGGAAACAGAGCCACTGCCGCACGTTTACGAAGCTGAGCTGCTCGCTTTGACATGGACAGGGCCGAATGGCGAGGCGGTCGATGGAGTCTACGGAG GCCCTGACTTGTTCACGGTTTCCAAGCCGCGGCGGTGGAAGCCTTTGAAAGACACGCCGCTGGTGCGGATtgccgagaaggaagaactgCAGGAACTCGTCGACGAACTCTCTTCTG GCGCCCACTCGCTGGTGGCGATTGATCTGGAGCACCATTCTTTCCACTCCTACCGGGGCTTCACTTGCCTCCTGCAACTCAGTACTCGCGAGAAAGATTATATAATCGACCCCTTTGCTCTCTTCGACCACCTGCACGTTTTGAACACGATCACGGCGAATCCAAAGATCCTGAAAATCTTCCATGGAGCAGACAGCGACATCATTTGGCTGCAG AGAGACTTCAGCGTCTACGTGGTGAACATGTTTGACACTTGCGTCGCTGCGCGCGCCTTGGCTGTACCCGGCGGAGCGTCGCTCGCTAATCTGCTGCAGACCTACTGTCATGTGGAGGCAAACAAGCAGTACCAGTTAGCTGACTGGAGACGCCG TCCCTTGACGCCTGAAATGGAGACCTATGCGCGGAGCGACACCCACTATCTCCCCTTCATCTTCGACGTGATGAAAAACCAGCTTCTCTCCAAGCCTGAGTT AGGCGCcgcgttgtctccttcggctGTCACTGACTTTGACGGAACTCTGGAAGTCACTGAG GCTGGCAAGCAGATCATGATGTTCACTATGGAACGTAGTCGTGACGTCTGTCTGAAGCTCCACGTGGAGGCGCCTTTCGACGCCCCGGCAGAGGCGGAGGCTCTTCTCAAACGGACCCGCGctggtctctctcccctctcctaCGTCGTCTTT ATCGAACTCCTaaagtggagagacactCTGGCGCGGCGCTTGGATCGGAGCCCGGTCTCCCTGGCTACGCCGgcgcatcttcttcttctcgcgcaaAAG cgacccACTTCAGCAGTCGAGTTCGCCGCTGCAATGCGGCCCGCTCCTCCGACTCTTCGTCAACACATGCCAGAGCTGATTCAATTGATTCAG agGAGTCTGTCGGACTCTGAGGCGGCGCAGCGCGCTGCGAGTtgctcgtctctgctgtctcccctcgTCGCCCCGGAAGCCAGTCCTCCACCGTCCGACTTTTTCgatgaaaagaaaagaaaacggaggagcacggaggaggaagacacgaGTTCCGGGAGCGACGAAGACCTTCTGCCGAAAGCCGCTCTCCTGCAGCGAGCAGCTGCTCAGGCTCGTCGcgccgcgcatgcgtcggaTGTCTCTGGGGACGCTTCGCCGTCGGTGAAGAAGGAATGTTACGGTCAGGACGAAACGTCACCTTCGCCTCGCAGCAGCTCCGACCCTCCGGACTCCGTCGAAGCAGCGCAGAAGGACGCCGAAGACGTTGCGTGCAGAGACTCGACTGACgcaacgcagagaggcgaaaaggcGCGTTTCCCTGAACGCAAGCGACGCAGACTGATTGTCGCTGCGCGCGATGAGGAGACGCATGGCTCTGCGTGTCAACACAGCAAACTTGGAGCGCCTCAAGTGTCTCTCACCGTCGTCGCTCCGGACGCGGTTGACCGTGCCGCGTACCCCG ACTTCCTCATCCAGAGACGAGGCCTCAGCCACGGCGACTCCAGCGGCTCCCCTGTCCATGAAGATGCA gtCCAGCGCTGCGGCAGCGATGTCTGCAGTCGAGTGTATGCGGAGCTGAAGATGGTTGAGCGCCACCATCTGCTGGTTGGTCACGACATTCTGAACGatcctgtctcctgtttgCTTCCCTATGCCTCTTCGGCGAACTctgccgcgcatgcaaacagcTCGAGAGAAGTCACTGCTgagcctgtctctcgccaGCCGTTCGCCGGAGCCGCGGATgctgaaggcgacgaggaaacCGGCGACGCGGACCCGCAAGCGGATTCGTCTGaagtctccttcttcccgctCCTCTGCTCCCTGCCGGTGCCTCCTCCTCCGGCCGCGTTGCTGCGCGCTCTCGCAGACAGGTCGGAGACGGAtccgggagaagaagaggatcCGAAGAGTCTGGAAGAGAAGGCTAAacgggaagcagagagagaagaagcaggcgcTGAGGGAGACGTAGTTGTTGTCGCGCAGCAgaagtggaagcgcaggaaCCGGAAACGCGGGCAAGGCAGCAGACGGGGAGAGTCGAAAATTTCAGGCAGAGTCGAAAAAGAGCCAtcggagaacgagaagggagagggagaacgcAACTCGGACAAGGTTACTCCGCCCGCGTCTGTGCAagagaagagtggaagaaATGGGGAGGTTCCGTCTACCAAGAAAACAGGTCGAACAGAGATAGCCGACTTGCCGCTTCTCGCACCCGACGACGCCTTGCCTCCGTCGACGctgacgaaaaagaaggactCTTGTCCACGGTCAAGGCCGACTGACGGGGAGAAAAGTGAATCAGGTTCTGCGGCGAGAGCTGCTTCGACCAGCTCACCGTCTTTAAAAGCAGGAGTGGGCAAGAAGGTTGTTCTTGAGAGGACATCAAAggacgcaggagacgctCGCAAACCGTCAAAGCGCGGAGCAGAGGAACGCCACACCGGAGCAGAGAGTgacaaagaagcagaagaaaacggagaagacgaagaggtgTTGAGATGGTTGCCGGCTGCGTTTCTGAATAAACGTTTGAGTGCAGCGAGTCTCAGCGCacaagggagaggaaagcgagacagCATCCAGGAGGGAAAGACGGCTTtccgcagaggaagaaggcagcgcAAGTGA